A DNA window from Verrucomicrobiia bacterium contains the following coding sequences:
- a CDS encoding HU family DNA-binding protein yields the protein MAKAMSKSQIAATVAEKVGITKKQAAQALDTVAELAYKQAKNTFTVPGLGKLVLVNRPAREMTMQFGPNKGQSIKIPAKRVVKFRVAKAAKDAILGAK from the coding sequence ATGGCAAAAGCAATGTCGAAATCACAAATCGCCGCCACGGTTGCTGAGAAGGTCGGCATCACGAAGAAGCAGGCCGCTCAAGCCCTGGACACGGTCGCCGAACTGGCCTATAAGCAGGCCAAGAACACCTTTACAGTGCCGGGCCTTGGCAAGCTGGTCCTGGTGAATCGTCCCGCTCGTGAGATGACTATGCAGTTCGGCCCCAACAAGGGGCAATCGATCAAAATTCCTGCCAAACGCGTCGTGAAGTTCCGCGTAGCCAAAGCCGCCAAAGACGCCATCCTGGGTGCCAAGTAA